CCCACCGGGCCACGTCCTTGATGCTGGAATTCCCAAAAAGCCCCACATAAAACTCCGCCGCTTCCTCCGCCCGCCCGTCAAACCACAGGCACGTTCCAATCTGGCCCACGCTCACCACTCCCCTGCCGGTCGATGTGCAGAAAACTCTAGCTGCGTCGGGGCTCCGCTACAACACTTGCGGCCAGATGACTGGCAGCCGCGGACGCCGGGCGCGCCGGCACGTGAAAAGCCGGCTGGCCCATTGCGGCTAAGCTGGCTGGGTGATACAAGCCCCGCTTAAAACCAGTCCCACGTTCATTGCCTTTGCAGCCGTCGCGGACGTGGTGCTGGTCGCCATCTTTGCCCTGTCCGGCCGCAGCTCCCACCATGAATCACTGTCCGCGGGCGGCATCCTCACCACGGCGTGGCCGTTTCTAGCCGCCCTCGCGCTCGGCTGGCTGTTGACCCGCAACTGGCAGCGGCCCTTCTCCCTGTGGCCCCAGGGCGTGTGCATCTGGCTGATTACGGTGGCCGGCGGCATGGCCCTGCGCCTCCTGTCCGGGGCAACGGCGGAGACGCCCTTCGTCGTGGTGGCCACGCTGGTGCTCGGCGTCTTCCTTCTGGGGCAGCGGGTCATTGTCAACCTGCTAAGCCGCCGCCGCCCGAAACGCTGAATCCGCCCCCGCGTGGGCTAACATCAAAAACGAACGCACCACCCGCCCGTGCCCCTGCCGAAAAGGACCCTTCCCGTGATCACCGCCTTCGTCCTGATCAAGACCGACGCCTCCCGCATTCCGGAGGCCGCACAGGAAATCTCTGAACTCGCCGGCATCAGCGAGGTGTACTCAGTCACCGGTGAATGGGACCTGATCGCCATTGCCAGGGTGCAAAAGCATGAGGACCTGGCAGACGTCATTGCCGACAGGCTCTCCAAGGTCAGCTCGGTGATGTCGACGACCACGCAGATCTCATTCCGCGCCTACTCCCAACACGACCTCGACGCAGCCTTCGCGCTCGGCTTCGAGCACTGACCGCCGTCTGTGACGT
This genomic stretch from Arthrobacter dokdonellae harbors:
- a CDS encoding DUF3054 domain-containing protein yields the protein MIQAPLKTSPTFIAFAAVADVVLVAIFALSGRSSHHESLSAGGILTTAWPFLAALALGWLLTRNWQRPFSLWPQGVCIWLITVAGGMALRLLSGATAETPFVVVATLVLGVFLLGQRVIVNLLSRRRPKR
- a CDS encoding Lrp/AsnC family transcriptional regulator, which encodes MITAFVLIKTDASRIPEAAQEISELAGISEVYSVTGEWDLIAIARVQKHEDLADVIADRLSKVSSVMSTTTQISFRAYSQHDLDAAFALGFEH